ttggtgagcccacaggttgaacaatttccggcctgcgtgccgaagtgttgaacaatttactttccctaacttatttttattttctgcttttgtttttacttttaacttaatGGTTTGATGTTTAACTTGGTAATctaggacgtttggtattgtttggtgtggtatttattgcTAGAACAGGTACAAACaaggcttagagtactaaacattagtactactaaagccaggataggaaaaccagagaaagaaacctgtttttcagccttgcagactgtccacacggggtcgtgtccagccgacacgcccccgtgcccaccttccagacctgctgtttgtttagttttctgcagatttttaccaaacacagggtcgtgcccagccaacacgcccccgtgtccaacttctgtaagttttcattactggcatctgaacacggggccgtgtccaaccaacacggggtcgtgtccagactgcccaacataaaattttgctttaaacaccattttacacattcaatcaacctaaaaacttatttttgggacacattgagaaCAATGTGCaatttaagtgggggggggggggatgctaaaaccttgaattttgcaagtcctaataacaagccttacacaaaactctattggaaccgctaatcaccccaaattttttccaaaaattttcgttttttttacttgtctaagtttaagttgggaattcaagactcaacaaggttatatttttacaaatttacaaccgatagcgtcgtgataaaaagaaccaacataagaaaattatgaaaaggcatgacaaacttagttaaaatttgattatatacttgatcacataaaaaacccttttcccacaaaagtgagttttgagcctttaacgagcatacaaatatatatatctttacactaaatgctcatttttcgtttcttgtgtgaatagccgcttggttcatacgactctagaacttgccacaacaatacattcccggtccttaccaacttaaacccgagtaagtaaatgatggaggcattaggactaaccctttttcattctataccattatttttttttaccacctacccaaaatccccctagttaacccctttgagcctaaaccttttcatttcttaacccaaaacaacccttttttacccacctaaacttttttctatttattttttttttagtaacaacgttcggttctcttatgactttcaaaaaatatatatatatatatatatatatatatatatatatatatatatatatatatatatatatatatatatatatatatatatttatatttcgatgaagccaaacaaacaaacaaagtttatcaaatctctttgtttgaacaatccatcgaaataaaataaaaatatgaaaaataaaaagtctttcaaaccgacgtttgttacgcctttcgcccttttactaaccactaacccaactacccacctttagcccaagccaaaaaaaacccataaagtcctcttgatatttacaaaggtatatagttaaaaaggaggaggattgattgcttggcaagcttatggtagaagtaagttccatgccgctctcgagtgattcactaaaaatacaccttcggccgagtgttgagtgatctcccgtgaggtatgtgaacttgtatataaataagatTTTAAAAAGGTACGTTGTGcataataagtaatttatcttaagtactgttcttaataaatcatgccgaataggattgtaaataaataaaaaataaaacctcaataaagaatcttggaaatcccgacactctatgacaagcccaaaaaagccttctcttctacccattccatttgggagtgaataaagccacattataaagagttttgcttgaggacaagcaaagattcaagtgtgggggtatttgatatgcgcaaaatgcaacaaaTAAACTATATCAAaggtggcataaaactaacccttttttagtactaatgttggcaaaagtgtgtttttgtcttccttttgtattttcaggattaaatgagctcaaattaacaaaagaagtaaaaagacagcaaaatctaacataaatacaagaaaaggagctaaagtggaatgcccgacccctcaacagcatcttcccaagcaaaaccaagaaaacagaagactgaatacgccccgtgctcaacgagcacggggccatgcccaagaagcagcagaaaagacaaaactttagaagcttctattgcccaccacggggccgtgcccagtggacacgggggcgtggtcagactcctgcaggcgcatttattgtaattgcgaattacaattaatgaggagagagacaaggatggacacggggccgtgcccgagcttctgttcagcctataaataggagtgcttggagacatttcaactcatcccttggcacatcacctctcccacacttcacccaccacccaccaccaccataacaccatcatccaccaccatcatccattatccatcatagagtgtgtgagtcgtctcgggatccaagattgatcgtaagagttcttgacaatcaaaggccatgtttgcctaagtctcttacatcacttggtgaagataagtgtttagtgtaatactttttatttttaatcttttgcactttttaattggttttgtattaatgactttaattactagtttcttatgttgaaggtgattcttccttatcatttgtccgtggtgtcttggcattattttactatctatataaaataaaagattttcaccattcatatctccacggtctatatggaggtatgttggctacctggtcgggggttaagggaacggtttggtaagagtcttgccatcgttcagcgtttagagatcctgcaaggggcctgggtcaaatttagtaggacctccttcaatacccaaaggtattggatggcgggggtccaaactctttgatcccctcataagttaactactattaaaactttaacccagctacttaggactgtatccctgctgactcagactacttagctgagggtaacgtcaccttcaaaagaggggcctaccacattatgcattaataacttaattaattatctttcaataatccgaccctttaggattgtatccttgctgactcaaactactgggttgagggtaacgtcgccttcaaaagaggggcctactacaataactaagataatctcttaaataagtgcaaaagtgcgaaaataatcaaaggttacactaacaaacgagtcggatccaagtgattcatcttgtctatctgtttttatttttatttttattttcagcactttagttagttttaatttcttagtttaaaaatctttttctaacattttggtttgattagatgttgaggataaaccggtactaaaagctcttgtgtccttggacgacctcggtatcttaccaacactatactacgtccacgatgggtgcacttgcccatatgtgtgtttagtgttagtaaatatcatgttttataaatttaaaacttggctaaaaagtgtaaaagggcttaaaatacatacctaaaatataacacacttcacgcacatcagatGTCCCTCTCAGACGACTATGCTTGTCATTCGAACGTTTGTGATTGTTTCTTAGGTAAATCAGCTCGGTTTTGTTTGAACTAATCACCTTCTCAACTGGAATTGGCTCAATCATTTATCCACAGCTACTGACTTAGCTTGTGAGCTCGAAGAACCTCAGATCCAGCTGAGTTCGGATtcagaaagtttgttttaaaaaTGATTTTGTAAGATCTACTCCACCTTCTACTTGGTCCTCAACTGATTTAAGAGTTCCTCCAGTTGCCATGGCAGATCTGGAAAACCAAGTGAAGATTCGTGGAGAATCTTGTAAAAAGGTTTGATAAAACAGAAGAAAATGTAGAGGAAGATAATTAAAATAGTTGTTTGTGAGCCAAGACTCACTTAGAACGACTGAGACAAGCTCCAAATGATTCTGCTCAATGTTAGTTCGAGAGATATTTTCGGGTGTTAAACACTTGGAAGTGAAAGAGTGGCCTTGTAGTTACAGGGTGGAGATGGTATTTGGGACGGAtgcatttcgcacgaattgggcCAGGCCCATTCACACGAAAGCGCCAGGCCCAAAAAGTCCAATGTTCAATTTTGTTTAATTTGACGGTTTTAAGCGTTTAAGTGTATAAGTGCAATGTATAAGTGTTGTTCATAAATAAAGGAATGTATAAATGTATTTTACATGTGTAATGAGTATGAATACGCATGAATTTGCATGTAAAAGTTATTAAGTATGTATGTAATAAGAATAATCGACACGTATTTATGAATAATGAATTAACACAAGTATATAAAAGATAGgattttcattatgattcaagtctcggattacaacGTATGAAATGAAATACAAATACAAAGGAATACAAGTTTcaataaatggaaagtacaatgATCTTGCTAAATAGGGAAAGTTACAAATaagcgaggcgttacagtctccccttctttaggaaatttcatcctgaAATTTAGGAAGATGCAACGAACAGATGTGGATACTTAGTcttcatatcactttcgagttcccaagtaaactcagcgcCATGTTTTCCTTCCCATCGTACCTTAACAATGGGATTCAATtgcgcctcaattgcttgacACCTCGATCCATGATTTCGGCAGGTTTCTCCACAAAGTGTAGAGTCTCGTTGATTTAAAGATCTTCGagtggaacttgaagtccttcttcagctagacatttctttaggttGGAGATGTGGAAGGTGGGATGAACATTGTTGAGTTCTTGAGGTAGGTCCAGTCGATACGCTACCTTTacaatcctttcgagaatcttgaaaggacccaCGTAGCGATGaacgagtttccctttcttaccaaatcgaactacacccttccaaggggataccttgagaagtacAAAGTCACCAACGTTGAATTCCAAAGGTTTGCGACGCTTgtcggcgtaactcttttgtcggcttcCGGGTTTTTATGTTATAGGGTTTGTCGGGTACTAAGTATAAGAACCGACCCGgcatattttatttttcaacatgtttTGTTATGAACTTGGGAAGGCTACTGATAAACAACAAACTtagggctgtttgtttacctcttaatgaggctcttaatggttcagacctcttagttgttaagcacttaatggttcagacagtttgtttcatgagcaaatgtctgaatggttcagacatttacctctgaatggttaagcgtTATACTGAGTCTGGATGATTAAGACctataatctgaattggtcaaacatttgcctctaaacagttaagcattataccagctcttaatggttcagacctcttgctggttcagcacttaatggttcggACCTCTTGCTCGtttagcacttaaccattcagaagttgccaaacagccccttagtatcAGTGCATATGTCAAATTTACCTTTTTTCCAATATCATCAAAATTGGTTATTCTTATGATACTTATAACTAATCAAGTGTATTAAAAGAAATGTTGTAATACCCCTAAAAATATTAAATGAATAGTATTTATATTTGCCATAATAGGTAACTATTAAATACATAAGGACTAATATgacttaacttggttaaaatttGCTAATTGATAAATATCTAGCAACTAAAAGTGTCCTTATAGTACATACAAATAGGAGAGGGCTGAGATAGACAAACAACAAACTTAGTTTAATAAAAAGAAGTTTAAAATACagaacacacacttgtgtgtgctCTGGTGTGATCAGGAGAAGGAGGAAAACACCGAAACCCTAATCTTCATCAAAAGGTCAAAATTAAAGCTTGATAAGGAGCCCAAATTCATGCATGAAACTATAATTGTGATCCTCAAATCAagaggatcataaggtatgtaaaaattaGATGTTTTGTGAAGTTATGAAAGTGAAGAACACTTAAATAGAGATAGTGAAACTGAAGAATTGATGTTAAAATGATAAAGTCTAGATGATGATTATACATGCTAGACATAGAGACTTGTAGGAATATGAATACATAGCTAATAGCAAAGTTTTGAACTTGATAAACGTAGTGTAAAAATCTTGCCCACAAGAtgctcgatgaaatgcctaaatgatCTCGAATTGTTGAAATTATGAAAGAATCACGTAAATGTTAAGTTTAACAATTAGCGTGTGAATATTTGTGATATGAGTTCTAAAGGGTAAATTTGATTTAAACCCTATAGGCAAATCGGGCGAAACAACAAGTGGCCAAGCGGGAAAGGACACGCGTGTGAAAGAAAAACTTTTAGGTACGTGGCTTAATGCTTCGTTACTAATGTCATTTATATTCCTCGTTGTTTGATGTGTTGATAAGTATAATAGGAAATTTTCTTGTTAGGTTTACTTGATATGAAGGAAATTCATAAAAGTAGATCAAACGGATCAATTTAAGATAAGTGCAAACCGAGTAACGGAAGCACCTTTACTTAAATGACAAACCCGGGTATGGGAGGTCATTGATTAAACTGGTGATCCCGTTAAGGCAACGTGAGGGTCGTAAATATCGAAACTCAGAATGAGTATAAGAAATGTGAGGTTACTTAACTAGAAGCTTTGTTATTTAGTCTAAGTTCATGATCTTAGACTTTAAACGGGTCAATTATGTAAGAAGCGCAAACCTGGATTTGGGAGCGCGAACCAAAGAGTTATAGACTCTTAGGGTGAGTACTACTAATAAATGCACAATTTCGGCATGTGGGAATTGTGTTAAAAACACCCAACTACAAATAGTTGAAAGGGTCAAATGATTGAAACAAGTATTAGTTACCGAATGCGTAAATCACTTGATTTGAAACTCCGGATATTGGAAAGCTTTTAAGGATATAATGTTCATGTGAGTTTTTAATACAAACAAGCAGTtttgattgaataaacatgaacgAGTCAAAATAAAATTGTAAATAATTATAAAGCCGAGAGCCATAATTTATAAATGgtgttaatccggatgttggattttgaGCTCATGTGATAGAATATCAAATTACGATCACATGGGAAGAAATGGGAGGTTAAAAGGGCGTACGGTTTGAAAGTTATGCGCATTTTAGTGTTTACGAACGATTAACACAACACAACAGAAAAATGAATGAAGGAGCGGGCGTCGACGACGCAAAGCCCAGCGTCGCTGACGCCGGGTCTGTTGATCTGGGGCTTGTCGATGTCTTAATCATCTGCCTACGGACTTCTGGCGTCGACGCCATAAACGAGGGGGCGTCGACAATGCCAAACCCAGCGTCGTCGACGCTAGATCTTGTCTAAATGattttgtttgattgttttgatTACAATATTCAATCTAATAGATTTCTATTGTGTTCTAACACTAATATTTTGTATAATCCTCAACTTTAGGTGTATATCAACTCCTGGATGAAGATCAAGCCGTCTTTAAAGAACCGAATACATAGAAGAATCAAGCTTCTGCTTTTGTTTAACTGAATTATGTAATGATACTTTGCATATGTTTAGTAAATGTCCCAAAACTCTTTGGTAACTCAATATTTTGATCAAGGTTGTTTGTAAAACCCTTATATGATAAGATATCTTTTGTATAAACTTTATAAATCAAGCAAATTTTGTATGAAATTGTAATTTATCGTTTAAGGGTGTTATAAGTTGGTAAACAGAGCTCAAGGTTAGTGACAAAGTGTATTCGGTTCAAGGCTTGATCAGGATATCCGGTAAGAGTTAACCTTACAATGAATTCTATATAGAATATTAGAAATGAAGAGGACTTAAAGTGCAAGGAAGGGGGTGTTAATACACCCGAACCCGGAAAACGCACTAAGTATAAACGATTTAGGCAAGTCATAAACTTGGCCaaatcgaagtagaaaagatatATTGAGTTAGAAACAAATAAAGAAGACAAATTCTCATAGATGAATGTGAGAATATCGAAATGAGATGTTTACCGATTTATTGTAAACGTTTCAGATAAACGATGTCGGGTGGAGACGGTGATGACACGATACCGTTGATCACCGAGCAGATAAAGGATAAGATTTCCAAAGAGGTCGGAAAGGCATTTGAAACTAACTTACCGGGATTTATGGAAAGGTTACAAACCGTAATACTCACAACCATTGAAGAACGAGTCAATGAGTTAAAGGAAGACCTTATTAATGAAAGAGGTACGGTCAAGGAAACGAGGGGATGCTCATACAACAAGTTCGTAGCCTATAAACCCCCGATCTACAATGGAGAAGTAGATCCAATTGCTTGCCAAAGATGGGTAAGTGATATTGAAGGGGTGTTTGAACGAACTCATTGCGATCAAAATGATTATGTGAATTACTGAAAGGGCCAACTGAGAGGCCAAGcaaaggattggtgggataatcACAAAAAGGAGCTGCGAGTTGAGGCTACTCGAGCCATGACCTGGGAAGGATTTAAGGAACCATTCCTCAAGCATCATATCCTAAGAGCTGTGATTAACAAAATAAAGGAGTTCATGCATTTAAGGCAAAAGGGGGGTTCAATCGATAAGATCATGTGTATATTCCTTGACAAGCTAAAATTCAGCGATGAATTAGTAAAAATTGAAGAGAAAAAGGTATATCACTACCATAACATGTTGAGTGCAGAATGTCGGGAGTTCATGAATCCCTCGAATTACAAAAATCTCACGGAGATTATCAATGCTGCACGAGAACGTGAAATCGAATTGAAGAAACAAGTTGAAAGGGGTGAATGGAGGGAGCTTGACACAAATCCAAGCCCTGTAAAGAAACCAAAGACAGCTGAGTCCTCAAAGAAGACAAATACAAAAGGAGGATCACCTAGGTGTAAGGTTTGTGGTCGTTCCCATCGGGATGAATGTCACTTCAAAAACAAACCGTGTGTGATATGCGGAAAAATGGGACATGCAGCTTCGATATGTCCGGGGAAAGTTTCGGTATGTTAAAAATGTTACCAATCGGGTCACAAGAAGTCTGAGTGCCTGGAGTTGGTGGGAAGAAAGGAAGCTACTGACACGAAGCCGGAAATCCCGAAGTCGAAGGCAAGATCCTTCAACATAATCGCACCTGAAGTAAAAGTCGAACCCGATGTGGTCACAGGTACTTTTACCACAAATTTAATTCATGTTCATATtttgtttgatacgggtgcgaatagatctttcatttcacatGAAATTGTTCGGCACCCATAGTTCGTGTTAAAGaaattacctgtgcccttagaGGTAGAAGTAGGCAATAACAAAACTTTTAATGTTTGTGATATATGTCGGAATTGCAAATTGAGCACTGATGATGAAGACTACTTAGTCGACTTGATACCCATGGctatgggagaattccaagtggtGATTAGATTGGATTGGTTGTCCCGTTACCACGCCAGTGTGATTTGTTTTAGCAAGGAGATACAGTTAACATCTCCAAGTGGAAAACGGGTCACCATTTATGGGGAGAAAAATGACAACCTCGTAATATGCTCGATGATGGAGACTCGAAAACTCATTCAACATGTCTTACCTACGTACTAGATACAGAAAAAGAGCTCCTGAAGATTAAAGAAGTGCTTGTTGTACGGGAATTTGAAGATGTATTCCCGGAGGATCTACCAGGGATACCACCCGAACGTGAGGTAGAGTTCGAGATCAAATTAATCCCAGGTGCGAAACCGGTGGCCAAGTCCCCATATAGGTTAGCACCGTCGGAACTTCAAGAATTGCTATCGCAATTGCAAGAACTGCTTGACATGGGATTTATTCGACCCAGTGTCTCCACTTGCGGAGCGCTGGTATTGTTTGTAAAAAAGAAGGACGgaagtatgcgcatgtgtatcgattaccgagaattgaacaaactcacggtgaaaaatCGATACCCGCTTCTGAGAATCGACAATTtgttcgaccaactacaaggtacGAACTGGTTTTCAAAGATCaacttgaggtcggggtaccatcagttgagagcaAAAGAGGAAGACGTACCAAAGACGGCATTTCGTACGCAATACGGACAATACGAGTTCCTCGTAATGTCCTTCgggctaactaatgcacccgcagcgttcatggatctcatgaaccgggtctgCAAGCTAATGTTGGATAAATCAGTAATAgtgttcattgatgatattcttgTATACTCGAAGAATGAGGCCGAACAGGCTCAACATTTACAAGAAGTGTTAGAAACTCTTAGACGAGAAAAACTttacgctaaattctcaaagtgcgccTTTTGGCTTCGAGAGGTACAATTCCTCGGACATGTCATAAGCGCCGATGGAATACTTGTAGATCCGGCTAAAATTGAAGCAGTGTCAAAATGAATCCTCCGAAAAACCCATCAGAAatcagaagctttttggggcttgtGGGGTATTACAAGCGATTCATTcaagatttttccaagatagcgtCGCCATTAACTAAACTGACTCGTAAGGACGAAAATTTTGTCTGGAGTGATGAACAGGAAAGGGCATTCCAAATGCTCAAAGAAAAGTTGACTAGTGCTCCGGTGTTGACCTTACCGGAAGGCACCGATGACATGGTAGTGTATTCGGATGCATCACACCTAGGTCTTGGGTGTGTACTCATGCAACAGGGCAGGGTGATTGCTTATGCCTCGAGAtaattgaagattcatgaaaagaAATATCCTACGCACGACCTGGAATTGGCAGCAGTGGTTTTTACCTTGAAattttggaggcattatttacaCGGAGTGAAGTGCACtattttcactgatcataagagcttgaaatacttcttcgatcagaaggagttaaatatgaggcaaagacggtGGCTTGAGATGGTAAAGGATTACGATTGCAAAATTCATTATCATCCGGGGAAGGCCAATGTAGTAACGGATGCGCTAAGCCAAAAGGAAGAGTTCACACCCATACGAGTGCGATCAATGCAACTCGTGATAACTTCGGGTCTTCTCGAAAGAATTCAAGAAACACAAATTGAGGCAATAAAAGAGGTAAATTGGAGAAAAGAACGTGTAAAGGAGGAAGTGAAAAATATAATTAATGGCGACAACGGGCTAAAATCCCGATTTGGTAGACTTTGGGTTCCAAACACGTGCGGTGTTAACGACCTATTACttgaggaagcccataaatcacATTATTCGATTCACCTGGGAGCAACCAAGATATACAGAGATTTGAAGCAAAATTGTCGGTGGCCCGGTATGAAAAGAGATGTGGTGAAATATGTTGAAAAGTGCTTAACTTGTTTACAAGTAaaagcggaacatcaaaagccctatGGCAAACTCCAACCTTTAGACATACCCTGGTATGTTCGGGTGAAGTGGGTCTGAGAGAACTCGCCCATAAAGATGTGATCAGGGCCACAAACGAAAAGATTGACACGGTACGAGCCCATTTGAAAGCAGCGCAAGACCGACAAAAGTCTTACGCGGATAAGAGGCGAAGACCTATTAAGTTTCAAATCGGCGATAGAGTTATGCTCAAAGTGTCTTCGCGAAAGGGATTATTCGATTCAGAAAAAGAAGGAAGTTGAGCCTGTGGTTTATTGGCCCTTTCAAGATTATCGATCGGGTGGGGAAGGTAGCATACCGCTTGGAATTTCCCGACGAATTAAAAGATATACATAGCACATTTCATGTCTCGCACCTTCGCAAATGCTTAGCGGACGATATCGAGGTTACTGACAAACTTAGCTATATAGCTAAACCGATTGAAATCCTTGACCGAAAGGTCAAAGGATTGACGAAGAAAGAAATTGATCAAGGgaaggtcaaatgggagcatCGGAAAGGATCGGACACCACTTGGGAGTCCGAGGAAGAAATGAGACGACTCTACCATTCACTTTTTGGTACGTATCTTAGTTTCGGGGATGAAACCCCTTTTAAGGAGGGTGAACTTGTAACACCCCTAAAAATATTAAATGAATAGTATTTATATTTGCCATAATAGGTAACTATTAAATACATAAGGACTAATATgacttaacttggttaaaatttGCTAATTGATAAATAACTAGCAACTAAAAGTGTCCTTTTAGTAGATACTAATAGGAGAGGGGTTGAAATAGACAAACAACAAACTTAGTTTAATAAAAAGAAGTTTAAAATACAGAACACACACTTATGTGTGCTCTGGTGCGATCAGGAGAAGGAGGAAAACACCCAAACCCTAATCTTCATCAAAAGTTCAAAACTAAAGCTTGATAAGGAGCCCAAATTCATGCATGAAATTATAATTGTGATCCCCAAATCAagaggatcataaggtatgtaaaaattaGATGTTTTGTGAAGTTATGGGAAGTGTTTAAATCCATGACTTTCTACTCTTACATGAGATATGGAAATTTAAGTGAGTCATAAGGTGTAAGTAAACTTATGAACAATCCCTTGTTAAAGACATTAAAGATCTAAATGCCATAAATTGAGTGTTTGGATGATTCTTTGTGTTTGTGATAAATGGGTTCTTATGAAAGTGAAGAACACTTAAATAGAGATAGTGAAACTGAAGAATTGATGTTAAAATGATAAAGTCTAGATGATAATTATACATGCTAGACATAGAGACTTGTAGAAATATGAATACATAGCTAATAGCAAAGTTTTGAACTTGATAAATGTAGTGTAAAAATCTTTCCCACAAGAtgctcgatgaaatgcctaaatgatCTCGAATTGTTGAAATTATGAAAGAATCACGTAATTGTTAAGTTTAACAATTAGCGTGTGAATATTTGTGATATGATTCCTAAAGGGTAAATTTGATTTAAACCCTATAGGCAAATCCGGCGAAACATCAAGTGGCCAAGCGGGAAAGGACACGCGTTTGAAAGAAAAACTTTAAGGTATGTGGCTTAATGCTTCGTTATTAATGTCATTTAAATTCCTCGTTGTTTGATGTGTTGATAAGTAGAATAGGAAATTTGCGTGTTTGGTTTACTTGATATGAAGGAAATTCATGAAACTAAATCAAATGGATCAATTTAAGATAAGTGAAAACTGAGTAACGGAAGCACCTTTACTAAATGACAAACCCGGGATGGGAGGTCATTGATTTAACTAGCGATCCCGTTACGGCAACGTGAGGGTCGTAAATATCAAAACTTGGAATGAGTATAAGAAATATGAGGATACTTAACTAGAAGCTTTGTTATTTAGTCTAAGTTCATGATCTTAGACTTCAAACGGGTCAATTATGTTAGAAGCGCAAACCTGGATTTGGGAGCGCGAACCAAAGAGCTATAGACTCTTAGAGTGAGTACGACTAATAAATACACAATTTTGGCATGTGGGAATTGTGTTAAAAACGTCCAACTACATATAGTTGAACGAGTCAAATGATTGAAACAAGTATTAGTTAACGAATGCGTAAATCACATGATTTGAAACTCCAGATATTGGAAAGCTTTTAAGGATATAATGTTCATGTGAGTTTTTAATACAAACAAGCAGTTTTGATTAAATAAACATGAACAGGTCAAAAAAATTTGTAAATAATTATAAAGGAGAGAGTCAT
This is a stretch of genomic DNA from Helianthus annuus cultivar XRQ/B chromosome 16, HanXRQr2.0-SUNRISE, whole genome shotgun sequence. It encodes these proteins:
- the LOC118488234 gene encoding uncharacterized protein LOC118488234, translated to MSGGDGDDTIPLITEQIKDKISKEVGKAFETNLPGFMERLQTVILTTIEERVNELKEDLINERGTVKETRGCSYNKFVAYKPPIYNGEVDPIACQRWGQLRGQAKDWWDNHKKELRVEATRAMTWEGFKEPFLKHHILRAVINKIKEFMHLRQKGGSIDKIMCIFLDKLKFSDELVKIEEKKVYHYHNMLSAECREFMNPSNYKNLTEIINAAREREIELKKQVERGEWRELDTNPSPVKKPKTAESSKKTNTKGGSPRCKINLRSGYHQLRAKEEDVPKTAFRTQYGQYEFLVMSFGLTNAPAAFMDLMNRVCKLMLDKSVIVFIDDILVYSKNEAEQAQHLQEVLETLRREKLYAKFSKCAFWLREVQFLGHVISADGILVDPAKIEAVSK